cCCGGGAAACCCAGAAGCATTCTTAGAACTTCGATACTCAGATTTAAATCTTAAAGTTTATAAATtgaaaaccataaacagggtagGTTATCTAAGGTTCTTATTTCTAATTCCTTTCTAACTTAAGCCCTAGTTTCCgccttcctccaatcctccaaaactccggtgcacagacaagcaatacaaacacaagtaggatacagatacagcaggtagcaaatatagcaagtaagtaTAATAATTacataggcaagcccaattaatgcacaatcaaatAAAACACATAtttgcacatgatgtatgcctgtcctctggctgatgagtctcatttgtcAATTATATAGCCAATCCAACATGTTCTGGTAGTTAACCATTAGACAATCCCTCTGTGCACGCATCCTCAAGCACAAAAATAATAtctatggagtcaaactccaagcacaataatataatattctacggagtcaaactccaagctcaataatattccatggagtcaaactctaagctcaataatattccatggagtcaaactccaaactcaataatataatattcaaaattcatatatatatatatatatatatatatatatatatatatatatatatatatatatatatatatgcatgcccatgggggaaccCGGGGAgctaaagtgcccggtcacatcttgcgacagagggtcaacaaatagtctcaaatacacaagccatataataatctttttcttttctaaataacacttcaaatcaaaactccaattcttatagaaatttcggcagtatctcctctaaaactcgaattTCTACCACCTTTCAAGGGTCCCCaccaccaaaccaaacacctctcaatcattcaaatcattttcagtatcagattatttcaaaatcaaacaaaaatcaatattaaatctttttccaaaatcaACCAACTCTAATAGCAAATCATTATTAACAACTAAACCACACGTCTTATAGAAAGTTACGTATAGAAAGTTACGGACGATTGAATTTCGGTGGGGAGGGTTGATGTTTTTGGCATCGATTTCCTCTCTTCTGCGTGCTTGCAATGAAACCTTGGGGAAGAAAGGGTTGGAGGTAAATTTATATAAGTGGCATTGGGCCCGGTTTGGGCTCGATTCGATCGGTTCGGTCTTttagcccaattttgggccaaaatttctaaaattagtgtcaaaatttgtatttttaatatttctactcctttaaattataaaatttaatttttctaatttttttaataataattaatttattggctaattatttattaatttcgcgGTGTTTATACGCTGGCTTGTTCAGACTTCAAACTTCTTGTCCATACCGTTGTTTGGTTGTGAATGTTTTAGCCGATTTCAGttgcaacaacaacaataataaaaccttgtcccactaagtggggtcagcTACATGGATCAAACAACGCCATTgagctctatcatgtatcatgtctacaaagATACCGTTTATCTATATATctcatttgaccacctcatgAATAGTCTtcctaggtcttcctctgccttttccCCTTGTCTATCtttcatctcatccaccctcctgactgggtgCTCTGTCGGTCTTCTTTTCACATGTTCAAACCATCTGAGACGCaattctaccatctttttcaaaataggtgctactccaactctctctctctctctctctctctcttatatcttcgttctttattctatccaatcgcgtatgaccactaatcaatctcaacatcttcattttTGCCACGCTTAACTTATGTTCGTACGTGCTCCCCTTTGGCCTCCTAATACTCTGTACTATAAAGCATAACCGATCTGATAACAGTgcaatagaatttacctttaagttttaaaggaactttttttgtcacatataaaatcaGACGCACTCTGCCATTGACCAACCTGCTTTGATCCTATGATTTATATCCTTTTAATCTCTCTATTATCATGTGTTATGcatccaagatacttaaaacttttaactttttgtagaatgttttctccaatcttcacttcTGTATTAGAATTTTTCCTTCGGCGAccaaacttacattccatatattctgtATTGCTATGGCTTATGCACAGATCATATACTTCTAGATCTTCTCTCCATAAATCTAACTGCTTATTTAGATCTTTCCTTGATTCTTCCATAAGGACAAAATCatcagcaaaaagcatgcaccatggcacaagcTATATACTCTATGAGTACTtcaaagactaatgtgaaaaggtatgaaTTTAAGGAAGATCCTTAGTGTActcctataccaatagaaaattccttTGTCACACCACCTTAaatcttcacactagttgtagctCCATCATACATATCTTTAAGTGCACGAATATATGAGATTCTTACTCTCTTTCTTTCTAAAACCTTCCGTAAAACCTCCCTTGGCACCCTATCGTATacttttttcaaatcaataaacaccacttTTAGATCTCTTTTATTACTACCATacatcttcatcatccttcttaacaggtTTGTAGTTTCAGTGGTGGATCTAGCTGGCATAAAACTAAATTGATTCTGTGTTACTTATGTCTCTTGTCTCAACCTCCAttttatcaccctttcccataacttcatggtatggctcatgagtttgatccctctatagtttttgcaactttgtatattctccttattcttgtagataagtACCAAGGTGCTTTTTTCCCACTCATTTAGCATCTtgtttgaccttaaaatctcattaaaaaattTGGTTAACCAACTAATGCCTTTCTCTCCAAGGCCTTCCAAATTTCAATCGGAATATTATCGAGTCCTAcagccctgccatttttcatccgctttagagcctcttttacctcgaagtctcgaatccttcgatagtagtcgaagttttgatcttcttccatCGTGCATAATTGACTAAAGTTTGGAAGAGTCTTCTGTTCTTCATTatataactcgtagaagtagctcttccacctttcattgatCTTCTCATTTTGAACCAAAATCTCTCTATCTTTattctttatgcacttaacctgatccaggtctctcgttcttctttttagccgttttcaattaaataaaaaaagaagaagagtttttccttttaattatgtGATTCAAGTGTACGTTTATGAAACTTACAAAGATGGATGATGTCATCATATAACAATAATCAATAGAGAAATAACAATTATGCTCCCAATTTTTATAATGTCATTTCATACATGTTTTTCTATTTGTTATATagataaatttgtaaaaaaaataatattaaaataagagtGACAATTTTTATTCTCTAATCAATATGATGTTAGTGTGAAAATTTTTTCACCAGGGATGTGTATGACTATTTGAGATGGGAGTAAAAAGAAAGATGATTTTGTTATGAATGGTCACTTTTATGTAtaaaatttcaacccttttttttattttcaaccaaataaatataaaaacaactaaaattaaatttaaaataaaaaaagtaataatataaGATAAAAGAAATCCATAAGAAAATGGAAGAGTTAAAAAAATGCTATTTACATGGTCTCATGCTTAAAATATGATgcaaaattaatttgtttttgtcGAAGTGTGGAACAATGTGAAGAAGCTCAGGGGCGGAACTAGGATAAAATTTAGGGAACggccaaagtttaattttttaatataaaaggactaaaatcaaaatttgaaagaaGGTTAAATCAAAATCCCTTAAAAAAGCTACGTGAGAGATTCTTATTATAATATTGTTATGTTTATGATAAAAttaagtatttattattttttggtcaTTAGTTATTAGTTAGTCATTTCCTAAGATTTCTCCTATCATTGAAaagaataacaattttttttatcgaaatgagtaatgaatataaaatattttatataatttttataagataCCTAATAATTTAGACAGTGATGTTTGTGAGTTATTTAAGTTGCAGAAATCCATAATTTAGTTATCGTTTATTGGTATCCAGTTTCCATTATAGTACTATATCGGTTTGAACTCAGACATGGATTTAGTAATTTTCATCATAACTCATAAGCATGTCTGTCTCAGATTTGTTGATGGCAagcaaatcaaaattttaaaatggaTTTTTCTCCAACAAATAAATAACTTGAGCAACGTAAAGAAGATCGAATAATGCTATCCAATCATGTTCACTAATTATCACTACCTGAAAACCAGCGCGACCATAACATAATGGTAATAATGATGACACTTAAAGAAAAGGGTAAGGTGTTAAATACTAGGTAAAGTTTTGATTTACATTTCCAATTCAGAAAACTCCGATCTCGAATATCGATGCAGATCCTAACTTTCTAAAATGCATCTCATTTCCATCCTGAGAATAATTTAGAAAAAGTTCAAACCCAAAAACTAGCCAGTCTCACTCTCACGTAACTACCTCAGATCCCTATCTGTTCTCTCCACTTTCTTCAAGCAAGTATGTGTCTCCTTATAGTTTCTTTGCTCCTCCAACTTGTAAAACTATGATAAGAGACTAAATTAAAGCTATTGTTAGCAAGGTAGAATGAAAATGATGTTTGAATTTATACTCATGCTTATGCATGatccaaaagaagaaagaatcaatcaatcaaaatcaGTGTTGTGTAACATAACAGAAAGAGATTGTTCTTGACATACATCTAGGTTTTTGCACATGAATAAGATTTGGAGATAATAGATTATAATAAAAGGTAGTACACTGAAGAGTTAACATTAAGTGTTGACTTCAAATATCCACATATACACTATGAAGACTTAACAAATCAAAGTCCTAACTTCAAAGCATATACATTAGACTGATAAAATCAAGGCATAATTTTATGTTCCTCTTTTTCGTAAAGAGTgacataaaaagttaaaaacacactattttttcttctttttatttgttttttatttctccTTTGTGAAGTAGAGACAAGTAGTGAAGATGAAAAAATCAATCACAACTAACCGTGATTTTCACAAATCAGTCAAATACATAAAGTCTTAAGTATTGTCATGATAAAAGTTGCAAAAATGAACTAAAaagaattgaataaaataaaataaaattattaaaccaTTCTTCAATCTTAAATcataagaataagaaaaaaattcagtctaatagaaaatataaattcaaaataaaattgaaagaatatataaagagtacataaagaatacacaaaaataaaaaatattgtattatgtattttttaattgaaaacttacaaaagtaaaactaaaattatatccgaatttatatattttattgtaCTGAATTTATGATTTGTAAATTTTATGCTATTGTGACGAGTTAAGATCGAAGAATGATTTAATAAAACCTAAGCAtagtaaattaaaaatcaaaggcTGTTAACTGTTTAATCTGGTTTAATCATAACAATATCAAGAAGTGGATAAACATAGAGAACACAAACCTAGGTTGACAAATGTTTGAACCGAAGGAGAATgaaattatgaaatcagcaacAAGAAGGACCAGTCCTCCTGCTATTCCTACCCTCCTCGCCTTCGAACTTTGCCTGCTTCTGAAACATAAAAGATTGATGATGCgcctgaatctgctgctgcaaaTTATGgtgatgattatgatgatggtgatgaaaaCTGTGATCAACCGGTCCAAGAGCCAGCGAAGGAGAGACAGCAGAAGCAGCGGAAGAAGAACCAATCGTCATATAGTTCTCAAACCCCAAAATCTCTTGCTGGTGCTGCATAACAGCCTCCTGAAAAGgggaaacagaaacagaaaacgGTTGCAGAGAGTGATGTGAGAGGTTGTTACGATTCAGTTGAGACGGTTGCTGATGGTGTTGGTTGTTAAAGAGCGGGAGAACAGGCGCGTGAGGTGAaccgttattattattgttaacgACAACGTAGTTTGCGAGTTCCGTCTTGGCATGGTTAAGTTCAGCCTGAAGCTGTTTGAGCTTGTGCTGGAGAAGTGAAATGAGGCCTACGCATCCGTACACGGGGTCACGGAGACGCGCCTCCGCCTCGTATGCTAGTGACTTCACTGCATCCTCTCGTTGAGCTGCGTTCAGGTCGTTGAGGAGTTTTGCCACGTTGCTTGCTCCGAACACTTTGTGAACGTACGCAAATCTCTGCGGGTTGTCCGGCGGGAAGTACGGCGCGAACACACACTCCTGTGTGCACTTTCTACGCTGAATCTTGCATGCCGCACACGGCGAATTATTTGCGGCAGCCGCCGAAGAAGACGAAGACattacttttgttttttttcctttctaattattagatataataaattaaattaaaaccctACAAAGCATAAGAATTAGAAAGCACTGGTTGAATATGATTTGGTGGAGCAATAGATCCTAAATGGAGGAGTGGTATCTAGTGACCTAAACGTTTTGGGATTAGAGTGAGGGAAGTTGTAGTGGTAGTGGTGATAAtggttgttgttattattgttgttggcaATGGCAGTTTTCAGGGTTGAGGGGATTGGGGTTTTGATTATACGGTGCACTCACCACGCCGACTTATACGGGAACACTTACACACATTCCCtcactttctctttctcttttttctttctcttgtcTTTATACTATCATCATCAAAACTGCATTAATTgcaaatattttccttttttatttttggtatccATTTTCTAATTGAATTAGAATACCTGTCTATACTTTTTTACTCTCTACATGTTTTCTCAAAGGTAGTAAATTTCATTCCAtgttttctatttcatatttgaaCTTAATTGATATGGATTATATCCAATTAGATattaaaattaatgaataaataagtcaaaattattattaatgtagAAATATATGATTGTTTATTTACTAATGACATGCATAAATATTTTACTAGTTGACCAATCATACACAGATTGCAAGAATTACAATCTGCAATTATTGATTGTGGAAGAAATATTCTGACATTAGGTCTTATCAAGAAAAAGTTTGTATCACTTATAATAATTGTTGTCTGTTGCTACGTGATACTTTAATTATGTTAAGTATAATTGTCGCTTGCTATAATTACAGTATactctattttaatataatagGATAGGCAGTAATATGTATACTCTATTTTACCCCACGCATTAAACAAGATAGTATATAATTATCTCATAAATAATTCCATTCTTCTTTGGATTGGATTGTCACGTGTTAGTTTTTCATAGTTTGACAAGTTCAATTTTCAAAAGCTCAAGATAATGGCAATTGAGCCATCTCTTTATATTAATTTATCACTATTCCGTGCAAGATTTATGGTAATATGTTAGTTCAAACAGTTAAGATTAACAATCAATGTAAGTTGGAGTACTCAAAGAATGAATTATTCTATGCTTAAATTTTACATATTTTGGTCATACATtgattttagttattaattacatataaatttttagtgttttaggttttattttttttcctcttgAATCAATATCAAAAATTATTGATagtaaaaataagtaaaaattttTACCTAAAAAATCTCAATTTTCAGGATAATGAATGAAAATTCACAtctaactttaaaattttatatttctagagaaaataaaatatagaagtAATATTTAGTTTACTCAACAATCAAAATATTTATCCAAATAATTGATGACAAATAGTTAAACgtgtacaaaaaaaattaatgcagaGGTAAATGAATTAACCATCAATCATGATTGTTGGGACCTGATAGAAACAATCTTCATTTACCTCTCTCATGAATGACATTCAATGGTTGTTAAATAATACAATTATCTCCTCTTTCACATATACGCTATCCTATAAATGAATACCCTAAGCCTTAACAATTATGTTTCTTAGAAATTTCTAGAGTATATTAACAAAAAGAGGGAACAAGATAGGAATTCCCATAATAAGTTATTGAGTAATAAAACAATGAATGATTAAGATTGCCGTTTGTTTGCACGTCCTTGGGCGTCGGCACAGAGCAGTTTGTTTGGCGCTCTTTATTTTCATGTTGACGTGGGAATGAGCCTAATTATATTAAGTTTAAGATGGAAACTCAGGTGAAATctacttcacgtgaagttgatacctgagaacTGTTAGATAATTTgtctgatttgactaaattttcatccaaaactctcaagtatcaacttcacgtgaagtcttcacctgagttttcagcTTAAACTAGAATTTACAGAAATTTAGTTTCATTCAGCTCAAAAGTTTCACTCAGTGTAAATTTATAAATGAGTTGAATTTAAGAACTAACTCAAATAACTtgtcaataatatatattatatacctaTCAATTGTAGTTTATGTTgtctataaaaatataattctaaattttttataaaaacattaatgcatagttaataaaataatattataatttagatataataaaaaattaaaaaatgcacCCTTAGATATTTAATAAACACAAATGTTATGATTACTTGATCATATTAAAATTAATGGAAAAAATAACTATAAGtaatagatattattattattattattattattattattattattataaattaaaagtataacatatataatatgataataataacaaaagataatattattatttctatttttatttaatattactgtttatataaatatatatttttatattgtgtgtgtttagattaaaatttaaaaatgaaactttgtattaaattgattttaataacttcctttttataaaaaatgagttaatgttaatgtgatttatatttagtaattttatatcaaaataaattatagtAAGTTGAATATTGTTTAGATTACATTATTTAAAATCatgtttaaataaaaattactaaaaaaaatgaattggtaTCATTTAAaaccatatttttttaataacactcttttgactataatttttttaaaagaacttaAATTATGTCTAAATTTAGTACCTTTttgtcataattttttttatcctttatttagTACTCTTTTTGTATATCATTTGGCATTTCTAAtagaattaataatttatattataaaaaaaatcatagtaaataaaatatatactaatttaaaaacacaacgaGAAAATTACaaagacaaacaaaaaaaatccataaaaaatatgtatcaataaaaatgattaaaaaattatatggataatgaatactaaaaattttattaaaaaaatacaacaatatacataaaaaaactctaaataaaaacatgtatattatattatgtataagaaaaataaataaagaaattaataaaaaagtaaaacttagaaaaaatactaaaaatgttAGTATAAAAAAGATTTGTTTGTAAAGTATggcagtaaaaaaaataaatataaaaagtctgatgattttttttaatggcAAAATtagcagaaaataaataattttttttaattacttttcaaTCTAACAATTGAACGTAATACAAAAGttacactttattgcttttgataaACGGTTGTTGAAACATAGAATCTATTtccatttaaaagaaaaaaagagctaAACAAAAAATTCTGTACTTGGAATGCTAAACCAAACACATCTgttgtatatttatataaatttataatcaagctaattcataaattaataaatttttaacataCACGATTCATCAAATATACAGTTAAAATCTAACTTCGACCCACACAATCTTAAATTCAATTTATCAAGTTCCTACCAAATGGAGTTTAATCTGACTTAGGAGTTCCCTTAACTCACTTTCAGACTTCAGCTCGACATAGAGGTAGGTTGTTTTCGTAATTGAGAAGGCCCTCTGCTAGTTAGTGCAGCAGCTTTTGATTTGGGATCAAatcaaaagggaaaggaaaggaaaagaaaagaggtaTATCATCCGAGTTCGTCTCCATGACCTGCGAGTTGCACTGTCATTTTGATTGACTGCTAATTAGGTTCTGCCGTTTTACGTTTTGCATTCATTTTCGATTTGACGGAACCTTAAGCTTCCAACATTGGAAATTAGGAATACCTAGCTACGAGCTATTGGGTGGCACTGCCACGTCACTTTGAAATCATGGTCAACTAATCTCACCCATAGTCTCTTCCTCCTCTCCCTCCATTGTTATTTCCGTCTTATAGACTTGTCGCTTTCACCGCTCATTTATCCTCCATTTCACCACTCATATTGGCCATGTGCCCC
This region of Arachis hypogaea cultivar Tifrunner chromosome 8, arahy.Tifrunner.gnm2.J5K5, whole genome shotgun sequence genomic DNA includes:
- the LOC112706142 gene encoding LOB domain-containing protein 19, with the protein product MSSSSSAAAANNSPCAACKIQRRKCTQECVFAPYFPPDNPQRFAYVHKVFGASNVAKLLNDLNAAQREDAVKSLAYEAEARLRDPVYGCVGLISLLQHKLKQLQAELNHAKTELANYVVVNNNNNGSPHAPVLPLFNNQHHQQPSQLNRNNLSHHSLQPFSVSVSPFQEAVMQHQQEILGFENYMTIGSSSAASAVSPSLALGPVDHSFHHHHHNHHHNLQQQIQAHHQSFMFQKQAKFEGEEGRNSRRTGPSCC